One Psychrobacillus glaciei genomic region harbors:
- a CDS encoding MerR family transcriptional regulator, protein MKVHYLTIGEVAKLSNLSIQTLRYYDRIDLFKPIEIDPKNKYRYYQNTQLYYLDIIKSLKYLGLSLEDVKSVLTLKPEELVTYLADQENRIDQEFQRLLETKEVLQRKKEQIQTFVLESNKMTVSIKKMPVQKIVKIKTSNISVHDIPNKEYGLISKVLEDEGSVFDTLYGGAYCLRRYSSMDDINYDYLFTHTVKDSKPNLNFEEVEITSLPAGNYLSITFALMDDAYEVCYNELMDYLEQHHINVVPIVYDIWMPINSTASKEDEFLVELKIQIQAT, encoded by the coding sequence GTGAAAGTTCATTACTTAACAATCGGAGAAGTAGCCAAACTAAGTAACTTATCCATTCAAACATTACGCTACTATGATCGTATTGATTTGTTTAAACCGATAGAAATTGACCCCAAAAATAAGTATAGATATTATCAAAATACCCAATTATATTATTTAGACATTATTAAATCTCTAAAGTATCTTGGTCTTTCATTGGAAGACGTGAAATCGGTGCTCACGTTGAAACCCGAAGAACTAGTCACTTATCTCGCCGATCAAGAGAATAGAATTGACCAAGAATTCCAAAGGCTGCTCGAAACGAAAGAAGTGCTACAGCGAAAAAAAGAACAAATTCAAACGTTCGTTTTAGAGTCGAACAAAATGACCGTAAGTATAAAGAAAATGCCAGTACAAAAAATAGTGAAAATAAAAACCTCGAATATAAGTGTTCATGATATACCGAACAAGGAATACGGACTTATAAGTAAAGTGCTGGAAGATGAGGGAAGTGTTTTTGATACATTGTACGGGGGAGCATATTGTTTAAGAAGATATAGTTCCATGGATGATATTAATTATGATTATTTATTTACACATACTGTGAAAGATAGTAAACCTAATTTGAATTTCGAGGAAGTAGAAATCACTTCATTGCCCGCGGGAAATTACCTAAGTATTACGTTTGCATTAATGGATGATGCATACGAAGTTTGTTACAACGAATTGATGGATTATTTGGAGCAACATCATATAAATGTAGTGCCAATCGTGTACGATATTTGGATGCCAATAAACTCTACAGCTTCCAAAGAGGATGAATTTTTAGTAGAGCTCAAAATACAAATTCAAGCTACTTGA
- a CDS encoding biotin transporter BioY yields the protein MTTKEMVFAALFAALIGVLGMIPPIPLGFIPVPITAQTLGVMLAGCFLGKKTGAISLILFIVLVALGLPLLSGGRGGLSVLVGPSAGYILSWPIAAFFIGFAIEKVWSSLKVWKVIVINFIFGVVLVSLIGAPIMALITHTSIWAGLVGATAFLPGDLIKAIIVAVIAIQLKAVSPIEQKLNN from the coding sequence ATGACAACAAAAGAGATGGTATTCGCCGCATTATTCGCTGCATTAATAGGAGTATTGGGCATGATTCCACCAATTCCACTGGGCTTTATTCCAGTACCAATAACTGCGCAAACACTAGGTGTCATGTTGGCAGGATGCTTTTTAGGAAAGAAAACAGGTGCGATAAGCTTGATATTATTTATCGTATTAGTTGCTTTGGGTTTACCGTTATTATCAGGCGGACGTGGTGGTTTATCTGTATTAGTAGGACCATCTGCGGGATACATTTTGAGCTGGCCAATTGCCGCATTTTTTATCGGATTTGCAATTGAAAAAGTATGGTCATCGTTAAAAGTATGGAAAGTGATTGTCATCAATTTTATTTTTGGCGTTGTACTTGTTAGTTTAATTGGTGCACCAATAATGGCACTCATCACTCATACTTCAATCTGGGCTGGACTTGTAGGTGCAACTGCATTTTTACCAGGAGATCTAATTAAAGCAATTATTGTGGCTGTTATTGCTATACAACTAAAAGCTGTTAGTCCGATTGAACAGAAATTGAACAATTAA
- a CDS encoding SDR family NAD(P)-dependent oxidoreductase: protein MKTYIITGTTSGIGLELVNQLLEAGHTVYGIARKENDIDHPQYHHVLLDLTETSKLADTVKEIIKEVSPEASSYTLINNAGTIDPIGMVGEIDGELIAKSIAVNLTAPMVLTGAFIHALAAIDMPKKVVQISSGAGRNALDGWSSYCAGKAGLDRFTEAAQLEESNKRNGVRLVSIAPGIIDTSMQQTIRQSSTSAFPSVERFKEYKASGQLSNAKDVAKKLIGFIESEQFYKVDVLTDLRNL, encoded by the coding sequence ATGAAAACTTATATTATTACTGGAACGACGAGTGGAATAGGTTTAGAGCTAGTTAATCAATTATTAGAGGCTGGACATACTGTTTATGGGATTGCCCGAAAAGAAAATGATATAGACCACCCGCAATATCATCATGTTTTATTGGATTTAACAGAAACATCTAAGCTAGCTGACACGGTGAAGGAGATTATAAAAGAGGTATCACCAGAAGCAAGTTCTTATACGCTCATTAATAACGCGGGGACGATTGATCCGATAGGGATGGTTGGAGAAATAGATGGCGAATTAATTGCGAAAAGTATTGCTGTTAATTTGACAGCTCCAATGGTATTAACTGGTGCTTTTATTCATGCATTGGCTGCAATTGATATGCCCAAAAAGGTTGTGCAAATTTCTTCCGGAGCTGGTCGAAATGCGCTTGATGGCTGGAGCAGCTATTGTGCGGGAAAAGCAGGGCTAGATAGATTTACAGAAGCAGCTCAATTAGAAGAGTCTAATAAGCGGAATGGGGTTCGATTAGTATCAATTGCACCAGGGATTATTGATACAAGTATGCAACAGACGATTCGCCAATCGTCCACAAGTGCATTTCCGTCAGTAGAACGTTTTAAAGAATATAAAGCATCTGGTCAGCTAAGCAATGCAAAAGACGTAGCAAAAAAGTTGATCGGGTTTATCGAAAGCGAACAATTTTACAAAGTGGACGTTCTAACTGATTTGCGCAATTTATAG
- a CDS encoding MFS transporter encodes MDSQKSGLNKTIYLVLVNLFVVFLGIGLVIPVFPTLMREMHLEGSSVGYLMAAFAFIQLLVSPIAGKWVDSFGRKKMIVIGMLLFGVSEMLFALGQDVKMLYLSRMLGGVSAAFIMPAVTAFVADITSLRERPKAMGYVAAAISTGFIIGPGIGGFLAEHGTRLPFFFAAVLGFLGSIFSLIILKEPKRPERAEKEPDKRVAKSGFRKVLEPIYLIPMIIILVSSFGLAAFETVYSLFVDHKFAFTSKDIALIITVSGILGVIAQVLSFDRIVAKIGEIRLVQICMGVSTIFIFAMIKVSAYWSILVVTFVIFLMFDIIRPALTTYLSKIAGNEQGFVGGLNSTFTSVGNIIGPSIAGVLFDVNIDYPYVLAMFVLALSFLISLFWKEQKIN; translated from the coding sequence ATGGATAGTCAAAAAAGTGGTTTGAACAAAACAATATATTTAGTGCTAGTGAATTTATTTGTTGTATTTTTAGGAATAGGATTAGTTATTCCCGTTTTCCCTACATTGATGAGAGAGATGCACCTAGAGGGCTCTTCAGTGGGTTACTTAATGGCAGCTTTTGCGTTCATTCAATTATTAGTATCACCTATAGCTGGAAAATGGGTTGACTCGTTTGGACGAAAAAAAATGATTGTTATAGGTATGCTTCTTTTTGGTGTGTCGGAAATGCTTTTTGCTCTGGGACAAGATGTAAAGATGCTTTATCTATCTCGAATGTTAGGGGGCGTTAGCGCAGCATTCATTATGCCTGCAGTGACAGCCTTTGTGGCAGATATTACTTCATTAAGGGAACGACCAAAAGCGATGGGGTATGTTGCAGCTGCTATTAGCACAGGGTTTATCATAGGCCCTGGAATTGGTGGGTTTTTGGCTGAACATGGAACAAGATTACCTTTCTTTTTTGCAGCAGTATTAGGTTTTTTAGGATCTATTTTTTCATTAATTATACTGAAAGAGCCAAAAAGACCAGAAAGAGCAGAGAAGGAACCAGATAAACGAGTAGCAAAATCAGGATTCCGTAAAGTATTGGAACCAATTTATTTAATCCCTATGATTATCATACTTGTATCTAGTTTTGGATTGGCAGCTTTCGAAACTGTTTATTCTCTTTTCGTCGATCATAAATTTGCATTTACATCAAAAGATATTGCATTAATTATTACAGTTAGCGGAATTTTAGGTGTCATTGCTCAAGTTTTATCTTTTGATCGTATTGTAGCAAAAATTGGTGAAATTAGATTGGTCCAAATTTGTATGGGGGTATCGACCATATTCATATTTGCTATGATTAAAGTGTCAGCGTACTGGTCGATATTAGTGGTGACATTTGTTATTTTCTTAATGTTTGATATTATACGCCCTGCGTTGACAACGTATTTATCTAAAATAGCGGGCAATGAGCAAGGGTTTGTAGGTGGTTTAAACTCCACATTTACGAGTGTAGGAAACATTATAGGTCCTAGTATTGCAGGAGTCTTGTTTGACGTGAATATCGATTATCCTTACGTCCTAGCAATGTTTGTGCTTGCGCTGAGCTTTCTAATCTCTTTATTTTGGAAAGAACAAAAGATCAATTAG
- a CDS encoding AMP-binding protein → MNLAEPIVRYATEQPNKIALTDGQDCRTYLELVMAMKKIAHGLQQNGLVHEKIAILSTNRMEFVEVFLGAIYAGCIPIPLDPKWSENEISAILQLCQPKMIFAEPVFAINLTSQDSEIQLLTFTAEETGSYDNWSARLLPIAEMDNTNELLFIGFTSGTTGIPKGYMRTHLSWIKSFEATNEAFQFDNMEHILAPGPFVQSLSLFALMQSLYFGATFHIVHKFNPQEVLTLCKQNPDAILFVVPTMIESMMQQAVQEQTQIQALISSGAKWSTESKKRAKEIFGEANLYEFYGSSEASYISYLDVFAENKSNSVGKPFSGVQVSIRDEHFQEAPIGTIGQLYIRSDLMFSGYHHLPEETSAAFQDGWLILGDYMYMDEDGYLYLAGRAKNMLVSGGLNIFPEEVESVLQQLPAIQEVMVLGVPDLYWGEQVTALVKWNGQHRLSIKEIKDYCRQHLASYKAPKQLITVDHFIYTGNGKLARKAMKDYVEKVKV, encoded by the coding sequence ATGAATCTAGCAGAACCAATTGTACGATATGCAACAGAGCAGCCGAACAAAATTGCCTTAACAGATGGCCAAGATTGTCGTACCTATTTGGAATTAGTAATGGCAATGAAAAAAATTGCGCATGGTTTGCAACAAAATGGCCTCGTGCATGAAAAAATTGCGATATTATCAACGAATCGCATGGAATTTGTAGAAGTTTTTTTAGGTGCCATTTATGCTGGATGTATTCCCATTCCTCTAGATCCTAAATGGAGTGAAAATGAAATAAGCGCCATTTTACAGCTATGTCAACCAAAAATGATTTTTGCAGAGCCTGTATTTGCAATAAATCTAACTTCGCAGGATAGTGAGATTCAATTGCTAACCTTTACAGCGGAAGAAACAGGGTCCTATGACAACTGGTCAGCTCGTTTATTGCCAATTGCTGAAATGGATAACACGAACGAATTACTATTTATCGGCTTTACCTCAGGCACAACAGGCATACCAAAAGGGTATATGCGTACACATTTGTCGTGGATTAAAAGCTTTGAAGCGACGAATGAAGCCTTCCAATTTGATAATATGGAACATATTTTGGCGCCAGGTCCGTTCGTACAGTCCTTATCATTATTTGCTTTAATGCAGAGCTTGTATTTTGGTGCTACATTTCATATCGTACATAAATTTAATCCTCAAGAGGTATTAACGCTTTGCAAACAGAATCCAGATGCTATTTTGTTTGTAGTTCCAACGATGATTGAATCGATGATGCAACAGGCTGTCCAAGAGCAAACGCAAATTCAAGCGTTAATAAGTTCTGGTGCCAAATGGTCGACGGAATCGAAGAAAAGAGCTAAGGAAATATTTGGAGAGGCGAATTTATATGAATTTTATGGCTCATCCGAAGCGAGTTATATCAGTTATTTGGATGTCTTTGCAGAAAATAAATCCAATTCCGTAGGCAAACCCTTTTCAGGCGTTCAAGTATCCATTCGCGATGAGCATTTTCAGGAAGCACCTATTGGAACAATTGGGCAGCTTTACATTCGAAGTGATTTGATGTTTTCAGGCTATCATCATTTGCCGGAAGAAACGTCAGCAGCTTTCCAAGATGGGTGGCTCATTCTTGGGGATTATATGTATATGGACGAAGATGGCTACTTATATTTGGCAGGTCGCGCGAAAAATATGCTTGTGTCGGGCGGCCTAAACATTTTTCCAGAAGAAGTAGAGTCGGTTCTACAACAACTTCCTGCAATCCAAGAAGTGATGGTGCTAGGAGTACCAGATTTATACTGGGGAGAACAGGTGACGGCACTCGTTAAGTGGAATGGACAACATCGCTTATCAATAAAAGAGATAAAAGATTATTGTCGTCAGCATTTAGCAAGCTATAAAGCTCCAAAGCAACTTATAACGGTGGACCATTTTATCTATACAGGCAATGGAAAATTGGCACGTAAAGCGATGAAAGACTATGTGGAGAAGGTGAAAGTATGA
- a CDS encoding squalene/phytoene synthase family protein: MREVAALQKEAMDMLKKTSRTFYIPITFLEPKLKKAVASAYLCMRAIDEIEDHEALGSQEKQQLLLATSKMLLSTEFDTKEYAQLVEPFKEILPEVSLRLGDWLAICPTDLVEKVKESTSEMAEGMAKWVEKNWQVKTKEDLDEYTYYVAGLVGVMLSDLWKWNADIDTDRDLAIAYGRGLQAVNILRNKDEDSERGVQFFPEGWTREDMFHYAEGNLAKADEYIKSINRKSIVLFCKLPLALAHKTLKALKNGKEKMTRAEVEATVEEVQAEV; this comes from the coding sequence GTGCGTGAAGTAGCAGCTTTACAAAAAGAAGCAATGGACATGCTAAAAAAAACAAGTAGAACATTTTATATCCCAATCACTTTTTTAGAACCAAAACTAAAAAAGGCGGTTGCTTCTGCTTATTTATGCATGCGTGCAATAGATGAAATAGAGGATCATGAAGCATTAGGATCGCAAGAGAAACAACAGTTACTGCTTGCGACTAGTAAAATGCTTTTATCTACCGAATTTGATACAAAAGAATATGCACAACTTGTGGAGCCATTTAAAGAAATACTACCAGAGGTTTCGCTCAGATTGGGAGATTGGCTTGCTATTTGTCCAACAGATTTAGTGGAGAAAGTAAAAGAATCTACGAGTGAAATGGCTGAAGGAATGGCCAAGTGGGTAGAGAAAAACTGGCAAGTGAAAACGAAGGAAGATCTCGATGAGTATACCTATTATGTGGCAGGCCTTGTGGGAGTGATGCTTTCTGATTTATGGAAGTGGAATGCCGACATTGACACAGACCGTGATCTTGCGATTGCATATGGACGGGGTCTTCAAGCAGTAAACATATTGCGTAATAAAGACGAAGATAGCGAACGAGGCGTGCAGTTCTTTCCAGAAGGATGGACTCGTGAAGATATGTTCCACTATGCAGAAGGCAATTTAGCTAAAGCAGATGAGTACATCAAGAGTATCAATCGAAAAAGCATTGTGTTATTTTGCAAGCTGCCACTCGCACTTGCACATAAAACATTAAAAGCATTGAAGAACGGAAAAGAAAAAATGACTCGTGCTGAAGTTGAAGCTACTGTGGAAGAAGTACAAGCAGAAGTATAA
- a CDS encoding DMT family transporter: protein MNTDWIKVFIAAFFEVFWVVGLKHASDFWTWTGTVISISISFYLMIMAGRKLPVGTVYAVFVGMGTAGTVISEILLFGESIKVSKIILILLLLAGVVGLKLVTNDRVQEGDEL from the coding sequence ATGAATACTGATTGGATTAAGGTTTTTATTGCCGCTTTTTTTGAGGTTTTTTGGGTCGTCGGTTTAAAACATGCAAGTGATTTTTGGACCTGGACAGGAACAGTTATTTCTATTAGTATCAGTTTCTATTTAATGATTATGGCTGGGCGAAAACTTCCAGTAGGAACTGTATATGCCGTTTTTGTAGGGATGGGTACAGCAGGTACTGTCATATCGGAGATTTTATTGTTTGGGGAATCAATTAAAGTAAGCAAAATAATTTTGATATTACTACTATTAGCAGGTGTAGTTGGGCTAAAGCTGGTAACAAACGACAGAGTCCAAGAAGGAGATGAGTTATAA
- a CDS encoding DMT family transporter, with amino-acid sequence MAWISLIIAGLFEMFGVTMINKLQKERNWQSLSLLFLGFGGSFLFLAYAMKTLPMGTAYAIWTGIGASGGAILGMLLYGESKDWKRLVFIGMVLSAAIGLKLVS; translated from the coding sequence ATGGCATGGATTTCTCTCATTATAGCGGGATTGTTTGAAATGTTCGGTGTCACTATGATAAACAAATTGCAAAAGGAACGTAATTGGCAATCGCTATCTTTACTATTTCTCGGATTTGGAGGAAGCTTTCTATTTCTTGCATACGCAATGAAAACACTTCCTATGGGAACAGCTTATGCTATTTGGACCGGCATTGGTGCATCTGGTGGAGCTATTTTAGGGATGCTTTTATATGGAGAATCGAAAGATTGGAAACGACTTGTTTTTATAGGAATGGTTTTAAGTGCAGCAATTGGATTAAAACTGGTTTCCTAA
- a CDS encoding NUDIX domain-containing protein, which translates to MKFHIRVRAGAIIIEDYKILLTVYNDPLRGIVYDLPAGGTEPNESIIEAVIREAKEEACIDVEVGPLAFVYEYTPHLNFEKFGNTHTLVMMFECKIKNHTTPRLPKNPDPNQTGVEWLPLSELQNVELYANIGSYLKSYSINRRNIDLIEEHTLNQVIK; encoded by the coding sequence ATGAAATTCCATATAAGAGTAAGAGCAGGTGCAATTATCATTGAAGATTATAAAATATTATTAACCGTATATAATGACCCGTTAAGAGGTATCGTCTATGACTTACCTGCTGGGGGAACAGAACCAAATGAATCTATTATTGAAGCAGTTATTAGAGAAGCAAAAGAAGAAGCATGTATAGATGTAGAAGTAGGTCCTTTAGCTTTTGTTTATGAATATACACCACATCTCAATTTTGAAAAGTTCGGGAATACCCATACATTAGTTATGATGTTTGAATGCAAAATAAAAAACCACACCACTCCAAGACTCCCGAAAAACCCAGATCCGAATCAAACTGGAGTTGAATGGCTACCGTTATCAGAGTTACAAAATGTTGAACTGTACGCTAATATTGGTTCTTACTTAAAGAGTTATTCTATTAACCGTAGAAATATCGATTTGATAGAAGAACATACTCTAAACCAAGTTATTAAATAG
- a CDS encoding methyl-accepting chemotaxis protein: MKLFTKMKSSMLYKNILVFIIPIAIFSVIFSVILFSSSRMIINNYVIEQFETTLKLVSNDVMDDLDSDLVVGADKDNNEEYNSLLNKVNDAKAKHNVENVYVLSRSNGKEHIVALSDTDSHGADYAFDPKMNDAIDQNSVEISDIYTDEYGIHKSIFVPFNGTDIIFGLDMDASFILKLQSTMLWLCIGITFIFVALGALIGYIVSKKITNPIKAIKGFVDEVAKGNLAVERLDIKGTDEIAQLSLGIHNMTDDLRSLITHIGKNAEMVAATSVELSAGSEQTSASIQQITTSMQEVAVGSDKQTLAIEEVESNITAISTEMNQVASDASSVSAKALSASEIAEKGNQTIQSAVQKMDTTSETIQETSEVVKRLSEYTQEIGEIVSLITEITDQTNLLALNASIEAARAGEHGKGFAVVAEEVRKLADQSRVAANKISTRIETIKAESSHAVKSMAISYENVKDSATTFDEAGNAFKEISIAVTELTEQMNDVNYAIKNMNKGVSNIASSMEQVSVISVQSSGNIQNVAAASEEQAASIEEITASSNNLAGMAEQLRDTVNKFNL; the protein is encoded by the coding sequence TTGAAACTGTTTACTAAAATGAAAAGTTCGATGTTATATAAAAATATTTTAGTCTTTATTATTCCAATCGCCATATTCTCTGTTATTTTTAGTGTCATTTTATTCAGTTCATCTAGAATGATTATTAACAACTATGTGATTGAACAATTTGAAACTACATTAAAGTTGGTGTCTAATGATGTGATGGATGATCTGGATTCCGATTTAGTTGTTGGGGCAGATAAGGATAATAATGAAGAATACAATTCATTGTTAAATAAAGTAAATGATGCGAAAGCAAAGCATAATGTTGAAAATGTGTATGTCCTTTCTCGTTCTAATGGAAAAGAACATATTGTTGCTTTAAGTGATACGGATTCTCACGGTGCAGATTACGCTTTTGATCCGAAAATGAACGATGCAATTGATCAAAATAGTGTAGAGATTAGTGATATTTATACAGATGAGTATGGGATTCATAAATCTATTTTTGTACCGTTTAATGGAACAGATATTATTTTTGGTCTAGATATGGATGCCTCTTTTATCTTGAAATTACAATCAACAATGCTCTGGCTTTGTATTGGCATAACATTCATTTTTGTTGCATTAGGCGCTCTCATTGGTTATATAGTAAGTAAAAAAATTACTAATCCGATTAAAGCGATTAAAGGTTTTGTAGACGAAGTCGCGAAAGGAAATCTAGCGGTGGAACGTTTAGATATTAAAGGAACAGATGAGATTGCTCAGTTATCGCTTGGGATTCACAATATGACAGATGATCTGCGTTCATTAATTACGCATATTGGAAAAAATGCAGAGATGGTTGCAGCAACTTCGGTGGAATTATCAGCGGGATCCGAACAAACTAGTGCGTCCATTCAACAAATTACGACTTCGATGCAAGAAGTAGCGGTTGGATCAGATAAACAGACATTGGCAATAGAAGAAGTGGAAAGTAATATTACAGCTATTTCTACAGAAATGAATCAAGTAGCATCAGATGCCAGTAGTGTATCTGCCAAAGCATTAAGTGCGTCTGAAATAGCGGAAAAAGGGAATCAGACAATTCAGAGTGCTGTACAAAAAATGGATACAACATCGGAAACCATCCAAGAGACTTCAGAAGTAGTTAAACGATTAAGTGAATATACACAAGAAATTGGAGAAATCGTTTCGCTAATTACTGAAATAACCGATCAAACAAACCTTCTAGCATTAAACGCCTCTATTGAAGCCGCTCGTGCAGGTGAACATGGAAAAGGATTTGCAGTTGTTGCAGAAGAAGTGCGAAAATTGGCCGATCAATCAAGAGTAGCAGCCAATAAAATAAGCACACGTATTGAAACAATAAAAGCTGAATCTTCACATGCGGTTAAATCGATGGCAATAAGTTATGAGAATGTCAAAGATAGTGCTACTACGTTCGATGAAGCAGGGAATGCATTTAAAGAAATTTCTATCGCAGTAACTGAATTGACGGAACAAATGAATGACGTCAACTATGCAATTAAAAATATGAACAAAGGTGTAAGTAATATTGCGAGTTCGATGGAACAAGTGAGTGTTATTTCTGTTCAATCATCCGGTAATATCCAAAACGTCGCAGCGGCTTCTGAGGAACAAGCAGCTAGTATTGAAGAGATTACGGCTTCTTCTAATAACTTAGCTGGGATGGCTGAACAATTACGCGATACTGTTAATAAATTTAATCTATAA
- a CDS encoding MFS transporter, whose amino-acid sequence MKSLYNDSSFRLIIFANISSSIGSGITMIAIPWMLVTSTNGNAVFGYVTICMTIISFIVTPFIGNLIDKMSRKKLLLVSEIICFVLLLFFSIIGFMGLHYEVWHYMFIYMIGSLYYTIFYPTMFALNQEIFNKDQYRSLNGTMEVQGQLSSVIAGGLASILLSIWDLQYILLLDALTYGAAIYFYLKLPYTQISLRKVSKISKSKGTEGLMYMLKRPSMFIFVFFSIMPFIGVMITNYLFPVYLSDVLKSSGSLYGTQSMIYGMGAIMAGIIVPIIARKFGDEKTIIYCMITYTIAISLIVWVNIPFYLSLMFFIAIGNSGARVARNSFLMDQIPNEIIGRIDSLFRSLGLFFRIVLLAIFTGMVSTGQIIYCFIILSGLLIIASIFVFFSWKKGFELKKQDVKIVVG is encoded by the coding sequence ATGAAAAGTTTATATAACGATTCCAGTTTCCGACTAATTATTTTTGCAAATATTTCTTCCTCTATTGGATCTGGGATAACTATGATTGCAATACCATGGATGCTCGTAACAAGTACAAATGGAAATGCAGTCTTTGGTTATGTCACTATATGCATGACCATTATTAGTTTCATCGTTACACCATTTATCGGTAATTTAATTGATAAAATGTCACGAAAAAAATTACTGTTGGTGAGTGAAATCATTTGTTTTGTATTGTTGTTATTTTTTTCAATCATTGGTTTTATGGGGTTACACTATGAAGTTTGGCATTATATGTTCATTTACATGATAGGGAGTTTGTATTACACCATTTTTTATCCTACTATGTTCGCTTTAAATCAAGAAATTTTTAACAAAGATCAGTACAGATCATTAAACGGAACCATGGAAGTTCAAGGACAGCTTTCTAGCGTAATTGCTGGAGGCTTAGCAAGTATTTTATTATCCATTTGGGATTTACAATATATATTGCTACTAGATGCACTAACCTATGGAGCCGCAATCTACTTTTACTTAAAATTGCCGTATACTCAAATTAGTCTTCGTAAAGTTAGTAAAATCTCCAAGTCAAAAGGTACAGAAGGTTTAATGTATATGTTAAAACGACCATCCATGTTCATTTTTGTATTTTTTTCTATCATGCCATTTATTGGAGTAATGATCACGAATTACTTATTTCCTGTATATTTATCAGATGTGCTAAAATCTTCGGGTAGTTTATATGGCACTCAAAGTATGATTTATGGAATGGGAGCAATCATGGCGGGGATTATCGTGCCGATTATTGCTAGGAAATTTGGGGACGAAAAAACGATCATATACTGCATGATTACTTACACTATTGCAATCTCTTTAATTGTATGGGTCAATATCCCCTTTTACTTATCACTTATGTTCTTTATTGCCATAGGAAATAGTGGAGCAAGAGTTGCCAGAAATTCTTTCTTAATGGACCAAATCCCGAATGAAATAATTGGAAGAATTGATAGTCTATTTCGGTCACTAGGACTATTCTTCAGAATTGTACTACTCGCTATCTTTACAGGAATGGTATCAACTGGTCAAATTATTTATTGCTTTATCATACTCAGTGGATTATTAATTATTGCTTCCATATTCGTATTCTTTTCTTGGAAGAAAGGTTTTGAATTAAAAAAGCAAGATGTTAAAATCGTTGTGGGATAG
- a CDS encoding ferritin — translation MLSEKLHEALNDQMNFEFYSAHAYLAIAAYCTEEAYDGFANFFLVQAEEERFHAMKFYNFLSDLGYRATIAGFERPHNEFASILDAFESALRHEKEVTHRIYYLSDIALDEREHATMAFLKWFIDEQVEEESTFDTLINKIKRIEKDSNAIFMLDSELASRTFTPDEA, via the coding sequence ATGTTATCTGAAAAATTACATGAAGCATTGAATGATCAAATGAACTTTGAATTTTATTCTGCACATGCATATCTTGCAATAGCCGCATACTGCACAGAAGAGGCGTATGATGGCTTCGCTAATTTCTTTTTGGTACAAGCAGAAGAAGAGCGATTCCATGCAATGAAGTTTTATAACTTTCTAAGTGATTTAGGATACAGAGCAACAATAGCGGGTTTCGAACGTCCACATAATGAATTTGCTTCTATCTTAGATGCGTTTGAATCAGCATTAAGACATGAAAAAGAAGTAACACATCGCATTTATTACTTATCTGATATCGCATTAGATGAGCGTGAACATGCAACAATGGCATTTTTAAAATGGTTTATCGACGAACAAGTAGAAGAAGAATCAACATTTGATACGTTAATTAATAAAATCAAGCGCATCGAAAAAGATTCAAATGCAATCTTTATGCTAGACTCTGAGCTAGCATCCCGTACATTCACTCCAGACGAAGCTTAA